AGGGGATGTAGCCCAGGAACTGCTGGGGGCCCACGGCGAGGACCGTCGCGGCCGGGGCGATGGACTGGCCCTCCACGGGCTCACCGTAGATGGCCCACGTCCTCCAGGAGCGGCTCAGCGCGTTGTAGCGCATGGGCGCGCAGCTCGTCCGGGCGATGGCCTGGGCATCCGTCTCGCTCTCCGCCGAGCAGACCTGAAGGCTGTCACCGAGCCTCACGTCCTCGAGCGGGCACGCAAGCTGGACGGAGTGACGGCACTGTCCAATGGGGCTGGGCACGCCGCGCGCGCTCCAGTAGGCCTGCACGAAGGCCGCCGAGCCCCGCGAGTCCTCCCACTGGATGGACTTGCCGAAACCCTGGAGCCAGACCCAAGGCACGGAGGTGCGCTCGACGAGCTCGTCGGCCAGTCGCTCCTTCTCCCACGAGGGACCGAAGGGCTCCTCGCTGAACGGGACATACCCCACGTAGTCCCCCGAATCCCTGGCCGCCACCGTACCGGCGCCCTCGAACGTGACGGTGCCCACCGTCGAGCCACCTGGACGTCCCGCGACGCCGCCGTCGTTGAGCCCCCAATTCACTGCCGCTCGCGCGCAGAGCACGGTGCACGTGTTCCTGGCATCTCGCATCGCGATTTCCTGGCTTTCATTGGAGCAGCCAATGGCACGGTCGAAGTTGGTGACGGCTGGCGGCTTGCAATAACAATCAATATCCACCCTGTATTTACAGTATGGCTCGAACCCCACTGGCGGATCCAAACGCCCCTGATATCCGTAGCCGATGACGCCTGGCTGACGCGCATGGACCGGAGTGCTCCAGCCCATGGCGCTCAACGCGGCAAGGAACGCCAACAGCGAAATCCCAGACATGAAACGATTCAAGCATGGCTTCGGAAACATGAATGCCTCCATTGATTTTTGACACAGACAGTCAGGCGCCGTCAGAAAAAATCCTGAGAAGTTGCGGGGACGCCCACCGCTCAGTTCTCGTAGACTTCCACCTCGTTGATACGCACGTAGCCCGGCTGCTCAACGGACCCAAGCTGGCCGAGAATGCGCAGCTTCGAGGTCGTGATGGCCGAGGAGAGATGCGTGGTCCGCGCGTGGACGTTGTCCCTGACGACGTGGAGAGTCACCCAGCCGCCCAGGACGTTCAACTCGTTCCAGACCTGGATGCTGAGCGCCTGCGGAGCACCACTGGTGCTCATGTAGAGTTCGATGCGCCGGAACGTGCGAAGGCCACCGAAGTCCAGGTCCACCCACTGAGGGAGCGCGGCGCCCGCGGCATTCGTCCAGCTCGTGTTGGGGCCAAGCTCCAGACTCGGAATGCCATCATTGACCCGAGAGGGGGAGTAGCATCCCAGCGAACAAAAGGACGAAGACGCCGAGGCGGCCGCTCCGAGCGCCAGATTCTCATGGGTGTTGTACAGCTCGATCTCGTTCACGCGAACATAGCCCGGCTGTGTGGCAGAGCCCAATCGGCCCAGCAACCGTACCCGACTGGTGACGACAGGCGCGAAGTCATGGGTTCTCTGCACCTGCGTATTGCCCGCGACGTTGGCCGTTGCAACCCAGGCGGAGCCATTCCAATACTCAAGCAAATACGACTGCGGGACACCCCCACTGCTGCCGACGACGACAGCCTGATTGATGACGTAGGGATGGCCGAGATCCACCTGAACCCACTGCGGGAGCCCCACATTGTCGGCGTTGGTCCAGCTATGGTGACCATTGAGCGTGCTGTCGCGGGAGCCGTCATTGACCCGGTCGGGTGAGTAGCAGTTCGAGCCAGGGCCGTAGCAATAGGTGGATGACGCGGAGCTGTTGCCCATCAGCGCCAGGTTCCCATTCCCAGCCCCATAAAGCGCCCGGATCCCGATCCGGTCGCGCTGCGTGAGGTGCAGATCGGCCGTGTTGGCGCCCATGCACTGCGGAGAGTGCATCACCGAGTCCGAGTCATAGGGCGTGAGCGCTCGCCAGTTGCTGTCCTCGAAGCAGGCGCCACTGCCAGAACGCGTGGACTCATGCCGCAAACCCAGGATGTGTCCCAGTTCATGGCGCAGGAGCCCTGTCAACGTCTGGGGCGCAAGATTCTCGAAGGCACTCGAGTCGATGAGCAAGTTGCGGTACGGGCGGATATCGTTTGGAAAGAAGGCTCGCGCCACATAGCCCAGGCCTGAGACAGGGCGGACGTCAAAGACCACGTTGGGATTGGTTGCGGTACAGGCACTGTCCTCGGCGGGAACGTGGATGAAATTGATGTTGGCGGCGCTTTCCCAGGCATTCGCCGCACGCGCCATCGCATCAACGATCCTGGCATGCCGGGAACCGCCGAAGCCCGTGCTCACGCAGTACGTCAGGTTGAGCTTCTGGGTGCTGTTCCACACCGCATTCGCGCTGCCCACGGCGTGCACGGTGAGCGCACCGGGCTTCGAGAGGCCATCGTAGTACTCCCGGAGCTCTTCGAGGTCCGACATCGGCATGTCACCGTCGACAATGTAGATGCCGGTCTCCGGCTCTCGATATGTGCTCCTCTCGAACTCCTCAAAGCTGAGCCGGTGGGCGCCTACGGGCCCTTCATCCGGGGCCTCCGGAGCCATTCCCGCGCCGCACCCTACCGACGCCAGTATGGCCATCAGCCGCGCTGAAACCCAGATGTTTCGCTTCGACTCCGTCCGCGACATCTGCATGCGTTCCATCTGACACCTTGGACATACATAAGGCGCTCCTCTGGACGAGCGCATGATGACTCACAGGCTGTGAGTAATTCCCGCGGCGACCCAGAAATCGTTGGCAGGCTTTTCCAAGGTCCGTCGACCCCGGAATGAGCTCGCGGACCGTATGGGATCTTTTTGGCAGACGGCATCACCCATAAGGGTGACGCCATCTCCGGACGGCATTCCCCTTGCTGTCAGGTCCGGGCCTTCCAGGTCAGCCACTCCCCTGGCCGCGCCAACTCCACGCTCACCTTCCGCGTGCGCGCGGCGGCCAGGAGGCGCGCTTCCGCGTCAGGAATCTCCTGGTAATCCTCCGAGGCCGCGAGGCCGTAGTGGATGGGCACGAGGAGCTTCGCGCCCAACACCACGGCCGCGGCCACCGCCTGCTCCGGCGTCAGGACGGCATGCACGTCGCTGACGGGCTTGCGCCAGCCGAAGCGAGCCCCGTTGATGGGCAGGAAGGCCGCATCGAAGGGACCGAGCTGTCGCCCGATGTGCCACCAGGCGCCATGCCACAACGTGTCGCCGCAGTGGATGATGCGGCGGCCTCCGCCAGAGACGACCCAAGAAACCTGGGGATCCCCATAACCGTCCGACGCGGGCACGGCGGTGACGGTGAAGTCGTTGAGCAAGAGGGGCTCATAGAGCGGAGCGGGTCGCACGCGGAAGCCCGACGCGGAGGCCACCGCGGCCATGTCCGGGGCACACACCAGGGTCCCGGTGTCCCCCAACGCCTGACGGACAGCCACTCGGTCGAAGTGGTCGGAATGGCGATGCGTCACCAGGACGAAGCGGCCTCCCTCGCTCACGTCCAATGGAACGAGCGGATCCTTCAACGCGGCCCCCCACACGGAGGGGTCACTCAATGGGTCCAGGAAGAGCGTGTCCTGGCCAAGCCGCAGCCGGACTCCGGCCCAGGCCAACCGCTGGGCGCGAAGCGCGGCGCTGTCGACAGGCTTCGTCGCACGCCCCACCCCAGGAGAGAGCAGCACCGCGCCCGCGGAGAGCGCCACCGCCGCACGCAGGAAGTCTCGACGGCCCGCCAGCGAGGGCCGAGCCAGCATGTCCCGTCCCTCCGTGTTCGAGGGCTCCATCGGGAATGGCGAAGCGTCCTGGCTCACCGGGCCTCCGGAGGGGCCACGGGGTTGATACCGAAAAGACGCACGCCGACTTCGGTTCGCGGCTGATGACGGCTCGCCGGTGGGAAGAACAGGTAGGTTCCCGGGCCCAGGCGCTGCTCTCCTTCGATGAGCT
This genomic window from Myxococcus hansupus contains:
- a CDS encoding M57 family metalloprotease, whose protein sequence is MERMQMSRTESKRNIWVSARLMAILASVGCGAGMAPEAPDEGPVGAHRLSFEEFERSTYREPETGIYIVDGDMPMSDLEELREYYDGLSKPGALTVHAVGSANAVWNSTQKLNLTYCVSTGFGGSRHARIVDAMARAANAWESAANINFIHVPAEDSACTATNPNVVFDVRPVSGLGYVARAFFPNDIRPYRNLLIDSSAFENLAPQTLTGLLRHELGHILGLRHESTRSGSGACFEDSNWRALTPYDSDSVMHSPQCMGANTADLHLTQRDRIGIRALYGAGNGNLALMGNSSASSTYCYGPGSNCYSPDRVNDGSRDSTLNGHHSWTNADNVGLPQWVQVDLGHPYVINQAVVVGSSGGVPQSYLLEYWNGSAWVATANVAGNTQVQRTHDFAPVVTSRVRLLGRLGSATQPGYVRVNEIELYNTHENLALGAAASASSSFCSLGCYSPSRVNDGIPSLELGPNTSWTNAAGAALPQWVDLDFGGLRTFRRIELYMSTSGAPQALSIQVWNELNVLGGWVTLHVVRDNVHARTTHLSSAITTSKLRILGQLGSVEQPGYVRINEVEVYEN
- a CDS encoding MBL fold metallo-hydrolase, whose protein sequence is MLARPSLAGRRDFLRAAVALSAGAVLLSPGVGRATKPVDSAALRAQRLAWAGVRLRLGQDTLFLDPLSDPSVWGAALKDPLVPLDVSEGGRFVLVTHRHSDHFDRVAVRQALGDTGTLVCAPDMAAVASASGFRVRPAPLYEPLLLNDFTVTAVPASDGYGDPQVSWVVSGGGRRIIHCGDTLWHGAWWHIGRQLGPFDAAFLPINGARFGWRKPVSDVHAVLTPEQAVAAAVVLGAKLLVPIHYGLAASEDYQEIPDAEARLLAAARTRKVSVELARPGEWLTWKART